In Lycium ferocissimum isolate CSIRO_LF1 unplaced genomic scaffold, AGI_CSIRO_Lferr_CH_V1 ctg381, whole genome shotgun sequence, one genomic interval encodes:
- the LOC132044188 gene encoding uncharacterized protein LOC132044188 isoform X1, with the protein MKKLNMRSNNKEKEMKGISELEEDKLSQMVRDFIELDCDTFQVDELVDHNPTNYLSLQDILGTVSDAETEILGKILFYWRNMVNNMEPKKLRQWIVNRLRMDEYEASLCKTSWITSGRASAFQFTGDYEYIDVMMKESNGSETVRLIVDIDFRSQFELARPTLDYQELLNSLPSIFVGTEEKLNGIISLLCSAAKQSLKEKGLHVPPWRKASYMHSKWLSNNCKKIALFAPLCI; encoded by the exons ATGAAAAAACTCAACATGAGAAGCAACAACAAAGAGAAAGAAATGAAAGGTATTTCTGAACTTGAAGAAGATAAGCTGTCTCAAATGGTCAGAGATTTTATTGAATTGGATTGTGATACTTTTCAAGTTGATGAACTTGTTGATCATAATCCTACTAACTATCTTTCCTTACAG GATATTCTTGGGACTGTTAGTGATGCTGAAACAGAGATTCTTGGGAAAATCTTGTTTTACTGGAGAAATATGGTTAATAATATGGAGCCTAAAAAGTTAAGGCAATGGATTGTGAATAGATTAAGGATGGATGAGTATGAAGCTTCTCTTTGTAAAACTTCTTGGATCACTTCTGGTCGCGCTTCAG CATTTCAATTCACAGGTGATTATGAATACATTGATGTGATGATGAAAGAAAGCAATGGATCAGAAACAGTGAGACTAATAGTGGATATAGATTTTAGGTCACAGTTTGAGTTGGCAAGGCCTACCCTAGACTACCAAGAGCTTTTAAATTCTCTACCATCAATATTTGTGGGTACCGAGGAGAAACTCAATGGCATCATCTCTTTGCTTTGTTCAGCTGCCAAACAGTCCCTTAAAGAGAAAGGCCTTCATGTCCCACCTTGGAGAAAAGCTAGCTACATGCACTCTAAATGGCTCTCTAATAATTGCAAGAAAATTGCTTTGTTTGCACCCCTCTGCATATAG
- the LOC132044188 gene encoding uncharacterized protein LOC132044188 isoform X2 has translation MKKLNMRSNNKEKEMKGISELEEDKLSQMVRDFIELDCDTFQVDELVDHNPTNYLSLQDILGTVSDAETEILGKILFYWRNMVNNMEPKKLRQWIVNRLRMDEYEASLCKTSWITSGRASGDYEYIDVMMKESNGSETVRLIVDIDFRSQFELARPTLDYQELLNSLPSIFVGTEEKLNGIISLLCSAAKQSLKEKGLHVPPWRKASYMHSKWLSNNCKKIALFAPLCI, from the exons ATGAAAAAACTCAACATGAGAAGCAACAACAAAGAGAAAGAAATGAAAGGTATTTCTGAACTTGAAGAAGATAAGCTGTCTCAAATGGTCAGAGATTTTATTGAATTGGATTGTGATACTTTTCAAGTTGATGAACTTGTTGATCATAATCCTACTAACTATCTTTCCTTACAG GATATTCTTGGGACTGTTAGTGATGCTGAAACAGAGATTCTTGGGAAAATCTTGTTTTACTGGAGAAATATGGTTAATAATATGGAGCCTAAAAAGTTAAGGCAATGGATTGTGAATAGATTAAGGATGGATGAGTATGAAGCTTCTCTTTGTAAAACTTCTTGGATCACTTCTGGTCGCGCTTCAG GTGATTATGAATACATTGATGTGATGATGAAAGAAAGCAATGGATCAGAAACAGTGAGACTAATAGTGGATATAGATTTTAGGTCACAGTTTGAGTTGGCAAGGCCTACCCTAGACTACCAAGAGCTTTTAAATTCTCTACCATCAATATTTGTGGGTACCGAGGAGAAACTCAATGGCATCATCTCTTTGCTTTGTTCAGCTGCCAAACAGTCCCTTAAAGAGAAAGGCCTTCATGTCCCACCTTGGAGAAAAGCTAGCTACATGCACTCTAAATGGCTCTCTAATAATTGCAAGAAAATTGCTTTGTTTGCACCCCTCTGCATATAG